In Streptomyces nojiriensis, one genomic interval encodes:
- a CDS encoding LacI family DNA-binding transcriptional regulator, with protein sequence MTSPLRLTDIAAQAQVSEATVSRVLNGKPGVAAGTRHKVLAALDLLGYERPVRLKRRSNGLVGLLIPELTNPIFPAFAQVIEQALAGHGYTPVLCTQTPGGATEDELVEQLEERGVTGIVFLSGLHADGHADPARYQRLAARGVPFVLINGFNEQVNAPFISPDDRAAADIAVRHLQDLGHRRIGLAIGPTRYVPSARKEQGFLAALPEAEADGLIQRTLFTVEGGHAAGIALLDRGCTGIVCGSDPMALGVIRAARERGLRVPQDVSVVGFDDSPLIAFTDPPLTTVRQPVRAMATAAVGALLEAVSGTPVQRTEYIFQPELVVRGSTAQVP encoded by the coding sequence GTGACCTCCCCCCTCCGGCTGACGGACATCGCCGCGCAGGCCCAGGTCAGCGAGGCGACCGTCAGCCGCGTGCTCAACGGGAAACCGGGCGTGGCGGCCGGCACCCGGCACAAGGTGCTGGCCGCGCTCGACCTGCTGGGCTACGAGCGGCCCGTACGGCTCAAACGCCGCAGCAACGGGCTGGTCGGGCTGCTGATCCCGGAGCTCACCAACCCGATCTTCCCGGCGTTCGCGCAGGTGATAGAGCAGGCGCTGGCCGGGCACGGGTACACGCCGGTGCTGTGCACGCAGACCCCCGGCGGGGCCACCGAGGACGAACTGGTGGAACAGCTGGAGGAGCGCGGGGTCACCGGGATCGTCTTCCTGTCGGGCCTGCACGCGGACGGCCACGCGGACCCCGCGCGCTACCAGCGGCTGGCAGCACGCGGGGTGCCGTTCGTCCTGATCAACGGCTTCAACGAGCAGGTGAACGCCCCGTTCATCTCCCCGGACGACCGGGCGGCGGCGGACATCGCCGTACGGCACCTGCAGGACCTGGGGCACCGCAGGATCGGGCTCGCGATCGGGCCGACGCGGTACGTGCCGTCGGCGCGCAAGGAGCAGGGGTTCCTCGCTGCGCTGCCGGAGGCGGAGGCGGACGGGCTGATCCAGCGCACGCTCTTCACGGTGGAGGGCGGACACGCGGCCGGCATCGCCCTGCTGGACCGCGGCTGCACGGGCATCGTGTGCGGCAGCGACCCGATGGCGCTCGGCGTCATCCGGGCGGCGCGCGAGCGGGGGCTGCGGGTGCCGCAGGACGTGTCGGTGGTCGGCTTCGACGACTCACCGCTGATCGCGTTCACGGACCCGCCGCTGACGACGGTCCGCCAGCCGGTACGCGCGATGGCGACGGCGGCGGTGGGCGCCCTCCTGGAGGCGGTGTCGGGCACCCCGGTCCAGCGCACGGAGTACATCTTCCAGCCGGAACTGGTGGTCCGCGGCTCGACCGCGCAGGTTCCGTAG
- a CDS encoding glycoside hydrolase family 13 protein, which yields MTQHLADALPTSTGTQPGWWREAVIYQVYPRSFADSNGDGMGDLEGIRSRLPYLKELGVDAVWLSPFYASPQADAGYDVADYRAIDPMFGTLHDADAVIREAHELGLRIIVDLVPNHCSDQHEWFKQALREGPGTPLRERFHFRPGRGADGAEPPNDWESIFGGPAWTRVADGEWYLHLFAPEQPDFNWEHPAVQDEFRSILRFWLDLGADGFRVDVAHGLVKAPGLPDLGAKDQLKLLGNDVMPFFDQDGVHEIYRSWRRILDEYEGDRVLVAEAWTPTVERTALYVRPDEMHQAFNFQYLTSDWEAAALREVIDGSLAAMRTVGAPTTWVLSNHDVTRHATRFANPAGLGTQLREPGDRELGLRRARAAILLMLALPGSAYVYQGEELGLPDVTDLPDEVRQDPSFSRAAGQDGFRDGCRVPIPWSGTEAPYGFGTGGSWLPQPDSWADLSVEAQTGDPSSTLELYRTALRLRREHPDLGAGESVDWQEAPEGVLVFRRGDFLCAANTTGTAVQFPVEGEALLVSGETVEDGVLPADTTVWWQVTAG from the coding sequence ATGACCCAGCACCTCGCCGACGCGCTCCCCACCTCCACCGGCACGCAGCCCGGCTGGTGGAGAGAAGCGGTGATCTACCAGGTCTATCCGCGCAGTTTCGCCGACTCCAACGGGGACGGCATGGGGGACCTCGAAGGCATCCGCAGCCGCCTGCCCTACCTGAAGGAGCTGGGCGTCGACGCCGTATGGCTCAGCCCCTTCTACGCCTCCCCCCAGGCCGACGCCGGCTACGACGTCGCCGACTACCGGGCCATCGACCCCATGTTCGGCACCCTGCACGACGCCGACGCCGTGATCCGCGAAGCCCACGAACTGGGCCTGCGCATCATCGTGGACCTCGTCCCCAACCACTGCTCCGACCAGCACGAATGGTTCAAGCAGGCGCTGCGCGAAGGCCCCGGCACCCCCCTGCGCGAGCGCTTCCACTTCCGCCCGGGCCGCGGTGCGGACGGCGCGGAGCCCCCGAACGACTGGGAGTCGATCTTCGGCGGCCCCGCCTGGACCCGGGTCGCCGACGGTGAGTGGTACCTCCACCTCTTCGCCCCCGAGCAGCCCGACTTCAACTGGGAGCACCCCGCCGTCCAGGACGAGTTCCGCTCCATCCTGCGCTTCTGGCTCGACCTCGGCGCCGACGGCTTCCGCGTCGACGTCGCCCACGGCCTGGTCAAGGCGCCCGGCCTGCCCGACCTCGGTGCCAAGGACCAGCTCAAGCTGCTCGGCAACGACGTCATGCCCTTCTTCGACCAGGACGGCGTCCACGAGATCTACCGCTCCTGGCGCCGGATCCTCGACGAGTACGAGGGCGACCGCGTCCTGGTCGCCGAGGCATGGACCCCGACCGTCGAGCGCACGGCCCTCTACGTCCGCCCCGACGAGATGCACCAGGCGTTCAACTTCCAGTACCTGACCAGCGACTGGGAGGCGGCGGCGCTCCGCGAGGTCATCGACGGCTCGCTGGCCGCCATGCGCACCGTCGGCGCCCCCACCACCTGGGTGCTGTCCAACCACGACGTCACCCGGCACGCCACCCGCTTCGCCAACCCCGCCGGCCTCGGCACCCAGCTGCGCGAGCCCGGCGACCGCGAGCTGGGTCTGCGGCGGGCCCGCGCGGCGATCCTGCTGATGCTGGCACTGCCCGGTTCGGCGTACGTCTACCAGGGCGAGGAGCTCGGCCTGCCCGACGTCACCGACCTGCCGGACGAGGTCCGCCAGGACCCGTCGTTCTCCCGCGCGGCGGGCCAGGACGGCTTCCGCGACGGCTGCCGGGTCCCCATCCCGTGGTCGGGGACCGAGGCCCCGTACGGCTTCGGCACCGGCGGCAGCTGGCTCCCGCAGCCGGACTCCTGGGCGGACCTGAGCGTGGAGGCCCAGACCGGCGACCCGTCCTCCACCCTGGAGCTGTACCGGACCGCCCTGCGGCTGCGCCGCGAGCACCCGGACCTGGGCGCGGGCGAGTCGGTGGACTGGCAGGAGGCCCCCGAGGGCGTCCTGGTCTTCCGCCGGGGGGACTTCCTCTGCGCCGCGAACACCACCGGCACGGCGGTGCAGTTCCCCGTCGAGGGCGAGGCCCTGCTGGTCAGCGGCGAGACGGTCGAGGACGGCGTGCTGCCGGCCGACACCACGGTGTGGTGGCAGGTGACGGCGGGGTGA
- a CDS encoding sugar ABC transporter permease, producing the protein MSTAKTARTATAARPRGSRSPLASVSLHGTLVVAAVIAVFPVLWIVLTSLKPAKHAVTTDFVKEPTLSNYTYLLEQSHFLSWFANSVLVAGITTVLGVFIAATTGYAVSRFKFPGMKPLMWTLLITQMFPMAILIVPLYNLMGDLGLLNQPLGLIITYLTIAVPFCAWMMKGFFDTIPVEIDESGRVDGLNPFGTFWRLILPLAKPGLAVTGFYAFITAWGEVAYASAFMVGEENLTLAGGLQTFVTQYTSNWGAMSAASVLIAIPAAIFFVFAQRHLVAGMTAGATKG; encoded by the coding sequence ATGTCCACTGCGAAAACCGCTCGTACGGCCACCGCGGCCCGACCCCGCGGGAGCCGTTCCCCGCTCGCCTCCGTCAGCCTGCACGGCACCCTCGTCGTGGCCGCCGTCATCGCCGTCTTCCCGGTGCTGTGGATCGTGCTGACCTCGCTCAAGCCGGCCAAGCACGCGGTCACCACCGACTTCGTCAAGGAACCGACGCTCAGCAACTACACGTACCTGCTGGAGCAGAGCCACTTCCTCAGCTGGTTCGCCAACTCCGTCCTGGTCGCCGGCATCACCACCGTCCTCGGTGTCTTCATCGCCGCCACCACCGGATACGCGGTCAGCCGCTTCAAGTTCCCCGGCATGAAGCCGCTCATGTGGACCCTGCTCATCACGCAGATGTTCCCGATGGCGATCCTCATCGTCCCGCTCTACAACCTCATGGGCGACCTCGGCCTGCTCAACCAGCCGCTCGGCCTGATCATCACCTACCTCACCATCGCGGTGCCGTTCTGCGCCTGGATGATGAAGGGCTTCTTCGACACCATCCCGGTCGAGATCGACGAATCGGGCCGCGTCGACGGACTCAACCCCTTCGGCACCTTCTGGCGCCTCATCCTGCCGCTCGCCAAGCCCGGCCTCGCCGTCACCGGCTTCTACGCCTTCATCACCGCCTGGGGCGAGGTCGCGTACGCCTCCGCCTTCATGGTCGGCGAGGAGAACCTCACCCTGGCCGGCGGCCTGCAGACCTTCGTCACGCAGTACACCTCCAACTGGGGAGCCATGAGCGCCGCCTCGGTCCTCATCGCCATCCCCGCGGCGATCTTCTTCGTCTTCGCCCAGCGTCACCTCGTCGCCGGGATGACGGCAGGCGCAACCAAGGGCTGA
- a CDS encoding carbohydrate ABC transporter permease, whose protein sequence is MAAHTSQSVAKAAGDDVENDVAARGRSRRTDSDSGNRGGARGGKGASGLRRAVGTHWYAWAMVAPVVLVLGVIIGWPLVRGVYLSLTDATERNVSRTIGARHIEATYEFVGLDNYVAVLGDPVFLQRLVWTVVWTVACVSITFTLGLVLANMLNRDFRGRAAYRMALILPWAVPGFVSVFAWRFLFNRDNGILNKILDGGGIAAIPWLDDPTWAKFSVVAVNVWLGVPFMMVALLGGLQSIPGELYEAAEMDGASAWQRFRHITLPGLRTVSMTVILLSTIWTFNMFPVIFLLTRGGPGDSTEILVTQAFREAFVSSPRDFAGSATWGVLILALLMIFALVYRRSLRKQGEVW, encoded by the coding sequence ATGGCTGCTCACACCAGCCAGTCGGTGGCGAAGGCCGCGGGCGACGACGTCGAGAACGACGTCGCCGCCCGCGGCCGGAGCCGCAGGACTGACAGCGACAGCGGTAACCGCGGCGGTGCCCGCGGTGGAAAGGGCGCGTCCGGCCTCCGGCGCGCCGTCGGTACGCACTGGTACGCCTGGGCCATGGTCGCCCCGGTGGTGCTCGTCCTCGGCGTGATCATCGGCTGGCCGCTGGTCCGGGGCGTCTACCTGTCGCTGACCGACGCCACCGAGCGCAACGTCTCGCGCACCATCGGCGCCCGGCACATCGAGGCCACGTACGAGTTCGTCGGACTCGACAACTACGTGGCCGTCCTCGGCGACCCGGTGTTCCTGCAGCGGCTGGTGTGGACGGTGGTGTGGACCGTCGCGTGCGTGTCCATCACCTTCACGCTCGGGCTGGTCCTGGCCAACATGCTCAACCGGGACTTCCGGGGCCGCGCCGCCTACCGGATGGCGCTCATCCTGCCCTGGGCCGTCCCCGGCTTCGTCTCGGTCTTCGCCTGGCGGTTCCTCTTCAACCGCGACAACGGCATCCTCAACAAGATCCTCGACGGCGGCGGCATCGCCGCGATCCCGTGGCTCGACGACCCGACCTGGGCCAAGTTCTCGGTCGTCGCCGTCAACGTCTGGCTCGGCGTCCCCTTCATGATGGTCGCCCTGCTCGGCGGCCTGCAGTCGATCCCCGGCGAGCTCTACGAGGCCGCCGAGATGGACGGCGCCAGCGCCTGGCAGCGCTTCCGGCACATCACCCTGCCCGGGCTGCGCACGGTGAGCATGACGGTGATCCTGCTCTCCACCATCTGGACCTTCAACATGTTCCCGGTGATCTTCCTGCTCACCCGGGGCGGCCCCGGCGACTCCACCGAGATCCTGGTGACCCAGGCCTTCCGCGAGGCGTTCGTGTCGAGCCCGCGCGACTTCGCCGGCTCGGCCACCTGGGGCGTCCTGATCCTCGCCCTGCTCATGATCTTCGCGCTGGTCTACCGGCGCTCGCTGCGCAAGCAGGGAGAGGTGTGGTGA